From the genome of Kluyveromyces lactis strain NRRL Y-1140 chromosome F complete sequence:
TCCATTGGAAACCAAGAGCAGTCTGATGGTCAGAATAAGCAGATCCAGGCTCGAAGAGCAAGAACTGGTTCAGTAGGATCTAGGCTCATGCATTCCATTACCAGTGAAATACTTCCAACGCTGTCCAGGGTAACTGATTTCACCACTACTGATCCTATTATGGAACAACAGAttactttgaagaagagaatcGTTGCCTGTTTCACTCAACTTTCAGAATTAAAATCTTTTATCGAGTTGAATCAAACTGGTTTTGCCAAGATCTGCAAAAAATTCGATAAATCTTTGGATAGTAATATCAAGACCGATTATTTAAAGAgtttatcaaagaaatcgCATGTGTTCAATGAACACACCATTGAGAATTTATCTAATGACATCAATGAAGTCATAGTCATGTATGCAAAAGCTATTGGATTAATGGACCCTCAACATGAGGTCTTTAACTTCCAAGAAGCTGAAAGAGAGCTTTCCCTTCATTTGAGAGAACACGTTGTGTGGGAAAGAAACACTGTGTGGAAGGATATGATGAATTTAGAAAGAAAGGCTCAAAATGTCAAAGCTGAAAAGGCTCTGAAGAAAGCTTCTACTGTTACCTTCAGAAGTATCACGAAAGATACGGAAGGAAATATCGAATTGTTAGACTCGAATGAACTACAATTCCCTCAGACAGTTTCtgaagttttcaaactATCTCCTCTGCAATTTATAAGCTTGcttatttcttcaacacaATTGATAAAACTGATCATAATTACCTCCATATTCGTGACATTGTTGTTTATATCTCCAATGAGAGACACTTTGCAGAAGAACTGTTTGGCAATCTTGATTTACGCATCTTTACTTTGGGCAACAGAAACTATACCTTTATTCGTTACATCACTCTTAGTTCCTTTATTAATTGTTGTTTTCCCAGTTTTAAAGGATACAACGGATGGACACATACTAAACCCAACAGAATCTTCCCAGTATATTTTGTCCACAATGTGGTCTAGTGTGATTATGTTATTACTAGGTGGTTTTACCTTGGCAGCAGCACTATCTAAATATAACATTGCTAAGGTTCTATCAACTCACATTTTGTCGTCTGCGGGGACAAACCCAAAGATTATTCTTTTGACAAATATGGGTGTGGCTTTGTTTGCATCAATGTGGGTATCCAATGTAGCCGCGCCGGTATTGTGTTATTCCATTATTCAGCCATTATTAAGAACTTTGCCTAAAGGCAGTACATTTGCaaaatcattgattttAGGTATTGCATTGGCATCCAATATTGGAGGTATGGCATCCCCTATTGCTTCCCCTCAAAACATCATTTCGATAGGTATGATGGATCCGCCACCTTCATGGGGCCAATGGTTTATTGTATCATTACCTGTTTGTGTCATTTGTATCGTTGTCATCTGGTGTTTACTACTTTTGACTTTCCCTCCGGACAgcaatttgaaaattttgaaatatcatccAATTTCGGATCCATTCACTGTGCAGCAGTGGTATATCACGATCGTTACCATACTCACAATCGTATTATGGTGTTTAGCTAACCAATTGAAGGATGTTTTCGGAGAGATGGGTATCATTTCGGTCATTCCaatgttgttgtttttcGGAACTGGTATTTTAGATTCTGatgatttcaacaatttcatgTGGACTATTGTCATTTTAGCGATGGGTGGAACTACTTTGGGCAAAGCTGTCACCTCTTCAGGCTTACTCTCAACTATTGCATCGATAATCAAAGAGTCAATTGAAACTAAACCGGTTTTCCAAATCGTATTGATATTCGGCATCGTCATATTGACTATGGCTACTTTTGTCTCTCATACAGTCGCTGCTATGATCATCGTCCCATTAATGAAAGAGATCGGATCAAATCTACCTGGTGGAGACCATTCAAGGTTATTAATAATGGTTGCCGCGTTCCTATGTTCAGCAGCAATGGGATTACCTACTTCCGGTTTCCCTAATGTCACTGCAATTTCTATGATTGATGATGTCGGTGATCGATATTTGTCGGTTAATAACTTTATCACCAGGGGTGTGCCAGCAAGTATCGTTGCATATTCAGTTATCGTTACTGTTGGCTATGCCCTCATGAAAGTAATAGGATACTAATAGTCGGATATCTGTattaattttctttttttaatatttaGTATGTTCTTATATTTGGCTTCATTCTATTACTGGTAAAGCCGTAAACCCTTACACTTCCTTAGTTCCTTTCAATGACAGTCGATAACTGGtaagaatttgaaactaCTACAATTGCAGATACTTAGGGGAAAATATTAGTTATGCATTacaaattaaaaaaaaacaacaaaacaGGAAGGACTACTTGCACCCAAAGTAATTTGAGGCAACGAACCGCTTTCTGGCCCAATTACATTGATTAGTTCTGATTTTGTCATCGGAAATAATTTCTCCAGCGTATATTTCAACTTGATTATTAGTAGCATTAACTATCCTTCTAATACCGGTTTCTGTCGCTAGATAAACTACAACCTTAATCTTCTTGAGATCAACATTGTGGTCAGTAAGAACTTGGATTGCCATGATTATCGCTGCACCTGAAATTATCTGCGCATCCATCAGTAGCACTTGGTTATAATTTTCGATCATTGGTGGAATAAATAAACTGTGCAATTGTGGTTCCCCTGTTCTGGAATCGGATTGAATAAGTAGCTTACCAACTGCGACGCTAGGAATTGTCTTTCTTAGAGATCTCATGAAACAGTCGCCAGATCTAACAATATTTATAGCTGTGACACGGTCAAAGTCAACAAAAACTGGATTATCCAACTGTTTTCCTGTCGGCGTAATAACTTTAGtcgttttcaatttcgtAGGTATATCGTCCAATGCAAAGGATAAAAGTATTGTTGCTAACCTGTCAAAATAGAATACCCAGTCATCTCTTGAAACGCTTTTGTCTAACAATATAGTCTGTAGAGCCTTCACCTGATTAGTTTGTCTCAACTTATGAATTATATTTAAAGAATCAATCGACACAGCGTATGACTCGAGCTTTTGAAGTTCTGCTAAATGCTGCTGCGATTTGAGCTGCAATTTAGACTGAATGTGATTAAGTAACATCTCAGTCGCAATGCTGTTATCTGACATGGATGGGATGATTGCATCTGCTGCCTTCATGGTTGGTTTCACGAACCTATCCGCATTTGGTTTAACAAACTTCTCCCATTGTCTTATGCAACCATGCAAGTCTCTCCCACGAGAGATGATATCCCTTGTCAATCTTCTAGCTAAACATATATCTAAATCTGCATCCACGTAAACCTTCAAATCCATTAAATCAAGAAGTCTTTGGTCATATAATGCGTaaattccttcaataacaataacACTCGCACCATAGATGGTTAAAAACTTATTTGGAATTCTATCATGATCTGTGAACGAATAGGTTGGGATTTTCACCTTCTTaccttctttcaaagacaGGATACATTGATAAGCTAGATCCAAATCTATTGAATCCGGTTTATCGAAATCGTAGTTATTTTCGAAAGCCTGCTTTCGTTCTTCGACGGTTAACGGTTTATAGAAATTGTCCAACGATATTAATACTGTCCATGGAGTGTTGATTCTTGTCACGAGTTTGGTAGCAACACTCGTCTTTCCAGAACCTGAACTCCCTCCAATACCAATAACATACGGTGTTGTCCAAGGTGGTATATAGCCAGAAGAGTTCATTCTGGACGCCTTGCAAGCGTTTTATGAACACTAAATGTCCTATGCCTGGAACTGTCTATGTCTGTTTTCTGATTCAGATAATGTTTATCTGGAAGGTTTCTATCAGTCATTTGGCATAGTTTTCAACATTTGATATTGCAAGAAAGCCACTCGATGTACCTTTCACGATTAGAAACTAAAGGTGagggaagaagaagaaataagCGCTACGAAATCAGGTAGAACGCTCTCGCAGCATACCGAATCGCAGTTCATACTATGGGAACCTCAggtgatgaaaatggtacTAAACTTACGGGATCAGGACAGCGCAGAGCGAAGAGAACTTATGAAAGCATAGAATCGGTAAATGCAAATACTAACTCATTCTCACCTGCAGATCAAGTTTTGGACAGTAGCCCGGACCCTTCATTGAAGGATGGTAAGGCTCATTATTCGGTTAACTCGATTAAGTCAATGGTTGAGCAAAAAGTTTTGACTAAGAGACAGCGTTCTCAGTTGCACTGGCTGGTTAAAGATCTTCAGATTTTAGAAGATGACATAAAACGTTATGGTTGGAATAACTTAACTGTTAGTGAACGAGAAGAGATATCGCTGAAAAGAGAGCTATT
Proteins encoded in this window:
- the PHO91 gene encoding Pho91p (similar to uniprot|P27514 Saccharomyces cerevisiae YNR013C PHO91 Low-affinity phosphate transporter deletion of pho84 pho87 pho89 pho90 and pho91 causes synthetic lethality transcription independent of Pi and Pho4p activity overexpression results in vigorous growth); this encodes MKFSHSLQFNAVPEWTTKYIGYSQLKKLIYTLQKEKLYRSTSESSDLESTPLTTAVTRDSYEQRFIDALDKELDKIDSFYTMQETSILANYSEVYEDVTTFQNELMNRSIHNTSTGDLNRQGTRRSSSISEYNSQPEMDLYSEEDDDEDGFSIGNQEQSDGQNKQIQARRARTGSVGSRLMHSITSEILPTLSRVTDFTTTDPIMEQQITLKKRIVACFTQLSELKSFIELNQTGFAKICKKFDKSLDSNIKTDYLKSLSKKSHVFNEHTIENLSNDINEVIVMYAKAIGLMDPQHEVFNFQEAERELSLHLREHVVWERNTVWKDMMNLERKAQNVKAEKALKKASTVTFRSITKDTEGNIELLDSNELQFPQTVSEVFKLSPLQFISLLISSTQLIKLIIITSIFVTLLFISPMRDTLQKNCLAILIYASLLWATETIPLFVTSLLVPLLIVVFPVLKDTTDGHILNPTESSQYILSTMWSSVIMLLLGGFTLAAALSKYNIAKVLSTHILSSAGTNPKIILLTNMGVALFASMWVSNVAAPVLCYSIIQPLLRTLPKGSTFAKSLILGIALASNIGGMASPIASPQNIISIGMMDPPPSWGQWFIVSLPVCVICIVVIWCLLLLTFPPDSNLKILKYHPISDPFTVQQWYITIVTILTIVLWCLANQLKDVFGEMGIISVIPMLLFFGTGILDSDDFNNFMWTIVILAMGGTTLGKAVTSSGLLSTIASIIKESIETKPVFQIVLIFGIVILTMATFVSHTVAAMIIVPLMKEIGSNLPGGDHSRLLIMVAAFLCSAAMGLPTSGFPNVTAISMIDDVGDRYLSVNNFITRGVPASIVAYSVIVTVGYALMKVIGY
- the URK1 gene encoding uridine kinase URK1 (similar to uniprot|P27515 Saccharomyces cerevisiae YNR012W URK1 converts ATP and uridine to ADP and UMP Uridine kinase), producing MNSSGYIPPWTTPYVIGIGGSSGSGKTSVATKLVTRINTPWTVLISLDNFYKPLTVEERKQAFENNYDFDKPDSIDLDLAYQCILSLKEGKKVKIPTYSFTDHDRIPNKFLTIYGASVIVIEGIYALYDQRLLDLMDLKVYVDADLDICLARRLTRDIISRGRDLHGCIRQWEKFVKPNADRFVKPTMKAADAIIPSMSDNSIATEMLLNHIQSKLQLKSQQHLAELQKLESYAVSIDSLNIIHKLRQTNQVKALQTILLDKSVSRDDWVFYFDRLATILLSFALDDIPTKLKTTKVITPTGKQLDNPVFVDFDRVTAINIVRSGDCFMRSLRKTIPSVAVGKLLIQSDSRTGEPQLHSLFIPPMIENYNQVLLMDAQIISGAAIIMAIQVLTDHNVDLKKIKVVVYLATETGIRRIVNATNNQVEIYAGEIISDDKIRTNQCNWARKRFVASNYFGCK